GTGCTTGCTGTCAATGCTTGCTTGGCTGGTAGTTGAAGAATAATTTGGCTTGATTTCTTGCTTTGCTGCACTACAAATCTAATGGTCAAATCTCTCATACATAAGATGCCCTAATTCaatgttcttttcttttttttttttcctctctttttttttttgatctcTCCTTTTAATTACCAGTGTTGGTGCTATAAAATGCAAGAGAATTTTGTTTAAATTGATGACACTGGAAGCAATGAGCTGCCTGGCAGCAGAGCAGCAACGAAATGTATTATCAAGTATTAACGTGTTCTTTTGGCCAAGGAAGTTACTGTTTTACTTAGTGAGTTGGATGCTTTCATTGCAATGTTTGGGCCAGGAGATGGATTATTTCAATTTCTAATTGGTTAAATGAAATCCTTTTCTGTGTGTTATCCGACTCAAATCGTTTGAGCTTCCAGGTAAATATCCCGATTCATTCTTTTCACATTTTAAAGGCTGTACAGGGATAGTTGCATCTGATGCCTATGCTTGAACTTGAATAAGCTATGCCCCTTTCCTATAGTAATTTTCGACGTAGATGGAAGAATTGGGTTCTGCTACCACACTTTAGCAGGAGGCAAGATATTTACATATTCTGTTATTCATTATACTGGAAAGATGAAAGGGTAAAGTTCTATTgattttccttcttttctttttattttatataacttGAAGCTGAGGTTGATTGGAAGTTGGAACGCAAACACTCTTAGCTGTTAATCAATAGAAAACATTGGTAATTAATTAGCACCAGCCTCAGCCCTTCTACAAATGAGTCGAGTCTGCCTCTCATCCAATACATATCAAGGCATCATATTAGAAGTTATAACCCCTCAATCCAAGGCAACTACAAACAAAAACATTGAAACTGTGCTGTCTAGTCTCTACTTCttgactctctctctctttctctcgtcACAGAGGGTAGATGCAGGTACCAAAAGCTGCCAAACAAATTAACTCAAGTTCAATTgaaattagaaagaaaaaaaaaaaaaaagcctttgAGATGAAACTTACAAGGGTTCTGAGGGACAGTAACACCAGTGCCATTGAAATTGCAATCCCAAGGGTGCTTGCCTGCAAACTTGTAGAAGAGATTCATGGCATAAGAGGCATGTGAAACAGGTGTGTCTGGATTGAAGCAGCTACCACCCGGTTGAATTGGAGTACAGTCCACTCCACTTTGCCCACAGCTAAAATCTATGTTGCGGAAAAGCGTCCCTGCCTCTGTCGATGGCTTTGCAATGCACCACATCCTCCGACCGTCATTTGCCTATACGTGTAAAAAGGTAACATTTGCTTGATGCTTGTAATAAATTCAATGTTTGTTAAGCTCAGAATGTCATTACTTAACAAGAACTTACCATCCGGTACTGGTTTCTTCCATGGTATCTTGACTCTGCATGGCATAGAACCAAAATGTTCAGGTCCACAAGAACTGTGATTAAAATGAAATCAAAATACAAACATACAAAAATCATATTCTGCTAATGGGTAAAATACCAACCTACACAAACGGCGCAAGAAAGAAGCAAAGCAAAGGCCAGAGAGAGAAATGCCAAAGGAGGCCTTGCACTATCCATCTTGGTTTATCTCACAACACCCAACTACTAATATGATTGAAAGAGAGACAGATGACGGCAAAAATATGAAAGTTCTATGCAGGTATTTATAGAGTAAAATGAGAATATTGATGTACAGATGAGATGGGTAGTACCAATTGTATAAAATATCAATTAGGCCCTTGTGGGTCTAAACAAGATGCCCAATAAAGGGAGAAAAATAGCTTtagaaaagataaataaaaaaagcaaaaatgTGTGGGGCTAAGCT
The Manihot esculenta cultivar AM560-2 chromosome 1, M.esculenta_v8, whole genome shotgun sequence genome window above contains:
- the LOC110613588 gene encoding major pollen allergen Ole e 10 isoform X2, with protein sequence MIFVCLYFDFILITVLVDLNILVLCHAESRYHGRNQYRMANDGRRMWCIAKPSTEAGTLFRNIDFSCGQSGVDCTPIQPGGSCFNPDTPVSHASYAMNLFYKFAGKHPWDCNFNGTGVTVPQNPSFGTCIYPL
- the LOC110613588 gene encoding major pollen allergen Ole e 10 isoform X1, coding for MDSARPPLAFLSLAFALLLSCAVCVESRYHGRNQYRMANDGRRMWCIAKPSTEAGTLFRNIDFSCGQSGVDCTPIQPGGSCFNPDTPVSHASYAMNLFYKFAGKHPWDCNFNGTGVTVPQNPCKFHLKGFFFFFLSNFN